A stretch of the Vibrio sp. HB236076 genome encodes the following:
- a CDS encoding sulfite oxidase heme-binding subunit YedZ gives MKLLKFVLNLSILGYVAYAVTIAISGQVADPVQYLLHTTGLTALKLLLLTVAIGPIAKWLNKPGLNMCRKMLGLYTFAIAGMHLLTYLTFDLQYQWAETFQAIIYRPYITLGFLSFVLLTLLALSSFDWAKKRLNKYWKRIHNGVYVIIVLCLLHFSWSQKTIWDEALYYWLTGLVLLYLKMKPQLTNAKR, from the coding sequence ATGAAGTTGCTCAAGTTTGTTCTAAACCTTTCAATTCTTGGTTATGTGGCCTACGCGGTGACAATTGCCATTTCTGGCCAAGTGGCAGACCCTGTGCAATATCTTTTGCATACGACCGGATTAACGGCGTTAAAACTGTTATTGCTGACTGTTGCGATAGGACCGATAGCAAAATGGTTGAATAAACCCGGTTTAAATATGTGTCGAAAAATGCTGGGGCTTTATACTTTTGCCATCGCGGGGATGCACCTACTTACTTATCTCACCTTTGATTTGCAGTATCAATGGGCAGAAACCTTTCAAGCCATTATCTATCGACCCTATATCACACTCGGTTTTTTGAGTTTTGTGTTATTGACCCTATTAGCCCTCTCATCTTTTGATTGGGCTAAAAAGAGACTCAACAAATATTGGAAACGTATTCATAACGGGGTGTATGTCATTATCGTTTTGTGTTTATTACATTTTTCTTGGTCACAAAAAACCATCTGGGATGAGGCGTTATACTACTGGCTGACTGGGTTAGTGCTTTTGTACCTCAAAATGAAACCTCAATTAACCAATGCCAAACGATAA
- the msrP gene encoding protein-methionine-sulfoxide reductase catalytic subunit MsrP gives MKKRFKPSQSFKDHQVTDESVYLSRRKVLAQMGFAGVGALISQKASAFDWWQQGDDDNTPPMTQSLTYSADKSQQQTLTPFEKVTQYNNFYEFGTSKEAPAENAQNFKTNPWQLSIEGLVEKPITLDYDDLLKRFALQERIYRLRCVEAWSMVIPWIGFELGELIKQAKPLSSARYVQFETLYDPEQMPGQKSRILGGGLDYPYVEALRLDEAMHPLTLMSVGLYGKTLPPQNGAPVRLVVPWKYGFKSIKSIVKIRLTDNQPLTTWNKIAPQEYGFYANVNPNVDHPRWSQATERRITAGGLFSTKRIDTELFNGYQEVASLYRDIDLKLQF, from the coding sequence ATGAAAAAGCGTTTTAAACCATCCCAATCGTTTAAAGATCATCAGGTTACGGATGAATCTGTGTATTTATCCCGGCGAAAAGTCCTGGCTCAAATGGGCTTTGCCGGCGTCGGAGCTTTAATCAGTCAAAAGGCGAGCGCATTTGATTGGTGGCAACAAGGCGATGATGACAATACCCCCCCCATGACACAGTCATTGACATATTCAGCTGACAAGAGTCAGCAGCAAACCTTAACACCGTTTGAAAAAGTCACCCAGTACAACAACTTTTACGAATTTGGCACCAGTAAAGAAGCCCCTGCCGAAAACGCACAAAACTTTAAAACTAACCCCTGGCAATTATCCATTGAGGGATTGGTAGAAAAACCCATCACATTAGACTACGACGACCTACTCAAACGCTTTGCCTTACAAGAGCGCATTTATCGACTGCGCTGTGTGGAGGCTTGGTCTATGGTAATCCCTTGGATTGGTTTTGAGTTGGGCGAACTCATCAAACAAGCCAAACCACTTTCCAGTGCCCGTTATGTTCAATTTGAAACCCTTTATGACCCGGAGCAGATGCCTGGTCAAAAAAGTCGTATTTTAGGCGGAGGTTTAGATTACCCTTATGTCGAAGCGCTAAGACTCGATGAAGCCATGCACCCATTAACGTTAATGAGTGTCGGTTTATACGGAAAAACCCTGCCCCCTCAAAATGGCGCACCAGTACGCCTTGTCGTGCCTTGGAAATATGGGTTTAAAAGCATTAAATCGATTGTAAAAATAAGGCTGACGGATAACCAACCATTGACAACTTGGAATAAAATCGCCCCTCAAGAGTACGGCTTTTATGCCAATGTTAATCCCAACGTCGACCACCCACGTTGGAGCCAAGCCACAGAGCGCCGCATTACTGCTGGAGGACTATTTTCAACCAAAAGAATCGATACCGAATTATTCAACGGCTATCAAGAAGTGGCCTCTTTATATCGCGATATCGACTTAAAGTTACAGTTTTAA
- a CDS encoding FAD:protein FMN transferase: MSYFTSFSSFPRVVIFSFLTVLVSCSKVAPLHKTEGFAQGTSYHISWWSESDVSAEVLQPLLEEKLAAIDKELSTYREDSFISRFNRNPSLAWQEVSEDFIELLHVAHQVNVQSLGCYDPTIGPLFSLWGFDKDQFVVPSQADIEQVQAHLGLDKIEIDPTNKRIRKLDSSVALDFSSMGEGYTIGELSQIMAQRHIDNYLIEFGGDMQIKGQKPDGSHWKIAVEKPIPQQQGIEPYQLVSILSTAGVTLDTSGSYHHSFDKDGKSYSHILDARTGAPVAHHLVSSSVFGQDPVLGDAWATAMMCLGPKQGQLIAKKQGLEVFFIEQDGQVLTQHTSDALRHSPRVSLTQ, translated from the coding sequence ATGTCGTATTTTACCTCGTTTTCGAGTTTTCCCCGCGTGGTTATTTTTTCATTTCTCACCGTGTTAGTTTCTTGTAGTAAAGTGGCACCGCTGCACAAAACAGAAGGATTTGCTCAAGGTACCAGTTATCATATTAGTTGGTGGTCAGAGTCTGATGTTTCTGCCGAAGTCTTACAGCCGTTACTGGAAGAAAAATTGGCAGCAATAGACAAAGAATTATCGACGTATCGCGAAGACTCTTTCATTTCTCGGTTCAATCGCAATCCGTCTCTTGCTTGGCAAGAGGTCTCTGAGGATTTCATCGAATTACTGCACGTTGCTCATCAAGTGAATGTGCAGAGCTTAGGCTGCTACGATCCTACTATTGGGCCTTTGTTTTCATTATGGGGCTTTGATAAAGATCAATTCGTCGTTCCTAGCCAAGCAGACATTGAGCAGGTTCAAGCGCATCTTGGTTTGGACAAAATAGAGATCGACCCTACCAACAAAAGAATTCGCAAGCTCGATTCGAGTGTTGCCTTAGACTTTTCGTCTATGGGGGAGGGGTATACCATTGGCGAATTGAGCCAAATAATGGCACAGCGACATATTGATAATTACTTGATTGAATTTGGCGGAGATATGCAGATAAAAGGCCAAAAACCCGACGGCAGTCATTGGAAGATTGCCGTTGAGAAGCCCATTCCTCAACAGCAAGGGATTGAGCCATATCAATTGGTCTCCATTTTATCGACAGCGGGGGTGACCTTGGATACGTCGGGGAGTTATCATCACTCCTTTGACAAAGATGGTAAGTCGTATTCCCACATCCTCGATGCCAGGACCGGTGCCCCAGTCGCCCATCATTTGGTTTCAAGCTCGGTATTTGGCCAAGATCCTGTGTTGGGAGATGCTTGGGCAACGGCCATGATGTGTCTAGGGCCGAAGCAAGGACAACTTATTGCTAAAAAACAAGGGCTTGAGGTCTTTTTTATTGAGCAAGACGGCCAGGTTTTGACGCAGCACACTAGTGATGCGTTGCGCCATAGCCCCCGTGTTTCATTGACGCAGTAA